From the Elusimicrobia bacterium HGW-Elusimicrobia-1 genome, one window contains:
- the trpB gene encoding tryptophan synthase subunit beta: protein MVKRRQKHDYKIFPSDGFWGDFGGRFAPETLIAPLDEITKGFKILSRDGKFRARLADLLKNFAGRPTPLYCASNLTRRWNRARLYLKREDLLHTGSHKINNTVAQTLLALTLGKRRIIAETGAGQHGVATATAAALFGLECEVYMGSKDVARQAPNVERMRLLGAKVVPVNSGSMTLKDAINEAMRDWTARPADTFYAIGSVVGPHPYPSMVAYFQSVIGTEARKQILKAEGKLPSHLVACVGGGSNAIGLFRSFYRDTGVAFIGVEAAGRGLSSGMHAATLSKGSPGILHGARSYVLQNKSGQISQTHSVSAGLDYPGVGPEHSFYKDTGRARYAAVDDRRALAGFHLLSRAEGIIPALEPSHALGYLDELMPRTKKGDSVILCLSGRGDKDLDIVAGIEK, encoded by the coding sequence ATGGTTAAACGCAGACAAAAACACGATTATAAAATTTTCCCGTCCGACGGTTTCTGGGGGGATTTCGGCGGCAGGTTCGCGCCCGAAACGCTCATCGCGCCCCTTGATGAAATCACAAAAGGTTTCAAAATCCTTTCCCGCGACGGCAAATTCCGCGCGCGCCTGGCAGACCTGCTGAAAAACTTCGCGGGACGACCCACGCCGCTCTACTGCGCGTCCAATCTTACCCGACGGTGGAACCGCGCGCGTCTTTATCTTAAAAGAGAAGATTTGCTGCACACCGGCTCGCACAAAATAAACAATACCGTCGCTCAGACGCTTCTGGCTCTCACCCTCGGAAAAAGAAGAATCATCGCCGAGACGGGAGCCGGACAACACGGCGTGGCCACGGCAACCGCCGCCGCGCTTTTCGGCCTGGAATGCGAAGTATATATGGGTTCCAAGGACGTGGCCAGGCAGGCGCCCAACGTGGAACGCATGCGTCTTTTGGGGGCAAAAGTCGTTCCCGTCAACTCCGGTTCGATGACTTTGAAGGACGCCATTAACGAAGCCATGCGCGACTGGACGGCGCGTCCCGCCGATACTTTTTATGCGATAGGTTCCGTCGTGGGGCCGCATCCCTATCCGTCGATGGTTGCGTATTTTCAGTCGGTGATAGGAACGGAAGCGCGAAAACAAATCCTCAAAGCCGAAGGCAAACTCCCGAGCCATCTTGTGGCCTGCGTCGGCGGCGGATCAAACGCCATAGGTCTTTTCCGGTCTTTCTACCGCGACACCGGCGTGGCTTTTATCGGCGTGGAGGCGGCCGGTCGGGGACTTTCATCGGGAATGCACGCGGCCACACTTTCAAAAGGTTCGCCCGGGATTCTGCACGGCGCGCGTTCCTATGTGCTGCAGAATAAATCAGGTCAGATATCCCAAACACACTCCGTTTCGGCGGGGCTGGACTATCCGGGCGTAGGACCGGAACATTCTTTCTACAAGGACACGGGACGGGCCCGCTACGCGGCCGTCGACGACAGACGGGCTTTGGCGGGTTTTCATCTGCTGTCGCGCGCGGAGGGAATAATCCCGGCGCTGGAGCCGTCGCACGCGCTGGGTTATCTCGACGAACTTATGCCGCGCACCAAAAAAGGCGACTCGGTAATTTTGTGTCTGTCGGGTCGCGGCGACAAGGATTTGGACATAGTGGCCGGAATTGAAAAATGA
- the trpA gene encoding tryptophan synthase subunit alpha: protein MIKKSSEKKLAIYITAGLPTVSASVEIARAAISAGADIIELGVPFSDPTADGKTIQRASQKALERGIDLSKTFSIARKLKNAGADVYLMSYLNPLTAYGAKRLDTDTISADVSGFIIPDLTPDSAASMRRKGLPLPEKIVYLAAPNTPAARLKKIAASSSGFVYAVSLFGVTGARRETAPRPPAKFLEKLRALSAGKPVLAGFGVSSPARAAALAEFADGVIIGSAVMEIIENTPARRAPEAVGDFVAACKKAIKKKRSR from the coding sequence ATGATTAAAAAATCTTCCGAGAAAAAACTTGCGATTTACATCACGGCCGGACTGCCGACTGTATCCGCGTCCGTTGAGATTGCCCGCGCCGCAATATCCGCCGGAGCCGATATAATCGAACTGGGCGTTCCGTTTTCCGACCCAACCGCCGACGGAAAAACCATTCAGCGCGCGTCGCAAAAGGCGCTTGAGAGGGGAATCGACCTTTCAAAAACATTCTCGATTGCGCGCAAACTTAAAAATGCCGGAGCGGACGTTTATCTGATGAGTTATCTTAATCCTCTGACGGCTTACGGCGCAAAACGGCTCGATACCGACACGATAAGCGCGGATGTGTCCGGATTCATCATACCCGACCTCACGCCGGATTCCGCCGCATCTATGAGACGCAAGGGTCTGCCGCTGCCCGAAAAAATCGTGTATCTTGCGGCTCCCAATACGCCCGCCGCCCGTCTCAAAAAAATCGCCGCCTCGTCAAGCGGCTTCGTCTATGCCGTATCGCTTTTCGGAGTGACCGGCGCCCGACGGGAGACAGCTCCGCGTCCGCCGGCAAAGTTTCTTGAAAAACTTCGCGCGCTGTCCGCCGGCAAACCTGTGCTGGCGGGCTTCGGGGTTTCTTCGCCCGCCCGCGCGGCGGCCCTTGCGGAATTCGCGGACGGAGTGATTATAGGTTCCGCCGTAATGGAGATTATTGAAAATACTCCCGCGCGGCGCGCGCCGGAGGCCGTGGGCGATTTTGTCGCCGCCTGCAAAAAAGCCATCAAAAAAAAGAGGTCACGCTAA
- a CDS encoding acetyl-CoA carboxylase carboxyl transferase subunit beta, translated as MPRTEEKNKPESINLWKKCRFCDEIIYEKELTENFRVCPKCGGYFRLNSRQRIAMLAEENSFKETITGHRSADPLKFPGYAEKLSKLPAGDAVLAGTALVGKNEVVIAAMDFEVMGGSMGSAVGEAVTVAAEAAAKSAKPLIVVSSSGGARMQEGIISLMQMAKTSAAISKLDEAGVPFISVLTDPTTGGVSASYAMLGDVNIAERGALICFAGPRVIEETIKQKLPDDFQKAEFLEEHGMVDIVCERKNLKSTVSKILDILGAA; from the coding sequence ATGCCGCGCACAGAAGAAAAAAACAAGCCGGAAAGCATAAATCTCTGGAAAAAGTGCCGCTTTTGCGACGAAATAATTTACGAGAAAGAACTCACCGAAAATTTCCGTGTCTGCCCGAAATGCGGAGGATATTTCCGCCTGAACTCCCGTCAGAGAATAGCCATGCTCGCGGAGGAAAATAGTTTCAAGGAAACGATTACCGGGCACCGGAGCGCCGATCCTCTGAAGTTCCCCGGCTACGCCGAAAAGCTCTCTAAACTGCCCGCGGGCGATGCCGTGCTGGCGGGGACGGCGCTTGTGGGAAAAAACGAAGTCGTTATAGCCGCCATGGATTTTGAAGTTATGGGCGGAAGCATGGGCTCGGCCGTCGGCGAGGCGGTTACAGTGGCGGCTGAAGCGGCCGCAAAGTCGGCAAAACCGCTGATAGTTGTATCGTCGTCCGGCGGAGCGCGAATGCAGGAGGGCATAATTTCGCTGATGCAAATGGCCAAAACTTCGGCGGCGATATCCAAACTCGACGAAGCGGGCGTGCCTTTCATATCCGTGCTGACGGATCCCACCACCGGCGGCGTGAGCGCATCTTACGCCATGCTGGGCGACGTAAACATCGCCGAGCGCGGCGCGCTGATTTGTTTCGCGGGACCGCGCGTTATAGAGGAAACCATTAAGCAAAAATTGCCCGACGATTTTCAGAAAGCGGAATTTCTCGAAGAACACGGGATGGTCGATATCGTCTGCGAAAGGAAAAATCTTAAAAGCACCGTCTCAAAAATCCTTGACATTCTGGGCGCGGCCTGA
- a CDS encoding nucleotide sugar dehydrogenase, translating to MNIVEKIKSGKAKVAVIGLGYVGLPLVREFLSAGFNVTGLDIDVEKIRMLKAGKSYIKHFDSSIVKKWRALGRFHPTVDFAALKAADAIVICVPTPLGAHHEPDLSYVLDTTTAVAKYLKRGQLVVLESTTYPGTTDEDMRSILEKTGLKAGKDFHLAFSPEREDPNNKNFTTRTIPKVVGGYTAACLKAAKALYDSIVETTVPVSSTKAAEAAKLLENIYRAVNIALVNELKMLFDKMDVDVWEVIKAAATKPFGFQAFYPGPGLGGHCIPIDPFYLTWKAREYGFATRFIELAGEINTKMPDYVVGKTIEALNAQGKSIAGAKILILGLAYKKDIDDVRESPSFKVMELLEEKKARVDYNDPYAPKTPRMRKYSFVKKSVKLSAAALGRYDCVIVLTDHTVYDGDFIARHSRLVVDSRNLVKNRKRWGSKVVQA from the coding sequence ATGAACATCGTCGAGAAAATCAAAAGCGGAAAGGCGAAGGTGGCCGTAATCGGTCTTGGTTACGTGGGGCTGCCTCTGGTCAGAGAATTTTTGTCCGCGGGATTCAACGTGACGGGTTTGGACATTGACGTTGAAAAAATTCGTATGCTTAAAGCGGGCAAAAGCTACATAAAGCATTTTGATTCGTCGATCGTAAAAAAATGGAGGGCGCTCGGACGCTTCCATCCCACGGTCGATTTTGCCGCGCTCAAAGCCGCCGACGCGATAGTAATATGCGTTCCCACTCCGCTTGGCGCTCATCACGAGCCCGATCTCTCGTATGTTCTCGATACAACGACGGCCGTGGCAAAATATCTCAAACGCGGCCAGCTTGTAGTGCTTGAATCAACCACATATCCCGGCACCACCGACGAGGATATGAGATCGATTCTTGAAAAAACCGGTCTTAAAGCCGGCAAAGATTTTCATCTGGCTTTCTCGCCGGAGCGGGAAGATCCCAATAATAAAAATTTCACGACACGGACGATTCCCAAAGTAGTGGGCGGATACACCGCCGCCTGCCTGAAAGCCGCCAAGGCGCTCTACGACAGCATTGTGGAGACGACCGTGCCTGTTTCGTCGACGAAAGCCGCCGAAGCGGCCAAACTGCTCGAAAATATCTATCGCGCGGTGAATATCGCGCTCGTTAACGAGCTTAAGATGCTCTTCGACAAAATGGACGTCGACGTTTGGGAAGTCATAAAAGCGGCGGCCACAAAGCCGTTCGGATTTCAGGCGTTCTATCCGGGGCCGGGGCTGGGCGGACATTGCATCCCCATAGATCCGTTTTATCTGACATGGAAGGCGCGCGAATACGGTTTCGCCACCCGCTTTATCGAACTGGCCGGGGAAATAAACACGAAGATGCCGGATTACGTCGTCGGAAAAACAATAGAGGCGCTGAACGCTCAAGGCAAATCAATCGCCGGAGCCAAAATACTCATTTTGGGCCTTGCGTATAAAAAAGACATAGACGACGTGCGCGAATCTCCGTCGTTCAAAGTGATGGAACTCCTGGAAGAAAAGAAAGCCCGCGTGGATTACAACGATCCCTACGCTCCAAAAACCCCCAGGATGAGAAAGTATTCGTTCGTGAAAAAATCCGTCAAACTGAGCGCGGCCGCTCTTGGGCGCTACGACTGCGTGATTGTGCTGACCGACCACACGGTTTACGACGGGGACTTCATCGCGAGGCATTCGCGGCTCGTCGTGGATTCCAGAAATCTCGTCAAAAACCGCAAACGCTGGGGTTCCAAGGTGGTGCAGGCTTGA